The Gossypium arboreum isolate Shixiya-1 chromosome 4, ASM2569848v2, whole genome shotgun sequence DNA segment GTCATGATTGTTCTTAAGAAAATTGACATCAACATTTTAGTTGAAATAGTTTACAATATTAACTTTTAGACTAACTAATGAAATTATAAAAGTAAAAGGTCAAATTGTGCCAAAAATTATAGTATATagattaaatttttaagtttaaagcatttgaattatatataagtatataagatttaaattaatgatattaattatttacactataaaaataaataaatattaaatattaaatataaatataataaagagacccaaattaaaatttaactactTTACATTATATATAAGTATGTAGGATTTCAATTAATGTTATTAACTACTTACGCTACTAAACTTTATCCTTATCTTTTGAGTTCAAGTTGGTCTCCACCTCTCTTATTCCCAAACTGTCCTTCATCAGCGTCCTCCTTCTCCCCTGAACAGTATCCAAATTTGAATTGCCCTCCATTCCTTCATCAGATCTTCCTAAGTAGTAGCGTTGTGGCATTGATTTCTTCATGGTGACTCCTAGCTGCATACTGACTTTCCCtatcaaatttaatatttagtGATGTAGGAGCTTTGTTTCTTAATTTTGCTCTGTTTGTGTCACTTTGTGATCTTTCTTTACTGCATTCTTGTTGAATGGCAgagcaaagaaaaagaaagaagaaacttTTAttgatgcatagcataaggaagACAAACAAACAATTTTGATGTAAATTAAAACATGTAATCAGTATTAAATATTAAAGATGAAAATTATGATAAGAGATAGGATCCCATAGATCGAAAGTGAGTTAATCTTAAGATGGAAAGCGAAGATAGAGAGGGATAGGATTGGGAGCATTTGGAGGTGAGTCCCAAACCGAGAAAGCACTTGTTGAGTTGATCCATTTCTTTGAGATTTCTGGATAATGGCGATTCAACACATCTTTCAAGCTTTCACTTGTATTCACCCATTCAAATCCTTTCTTTGTGTATGCTTCCTCATTGAAATCGCTTGTGAAGAACCTATCAGCTTCAAGCCTCCTACAGTAATATCATTATTCAATTCTAAGTATTCAATTTTTTCCGCAAAACAGTACGAAATTATGATTTATACCTAGATGCCATTAGTAGGAAGACAATGAAAGAAGTTTCACTTATAGCAAAACCCTTGATCTTCTTCTCTGCCATGAGACCCACCATTAAGTCCAGTTCTTCAATATCATCACCATAAACTTCCTTGAGAACTTCAATGGCTTCCTTATCCTCAGTTAGATCTTCCCATTTAGAGATTGGTATCAATAGCAAATTCCTACGGAATTGATTATACCTTGCAACTTTCCTCTCCCTATCCCTGTAAACTGCATCATTGATATTAATATTAGATCCAATTTTCACGTCTTTGTTTAACGAATTCATGGATCATAAATTTCTAGTTTGAGACAAGTCATTACCTTCAAGAGCTGCCAAATCCACATGGTCAGGCCTATCTTTGCCATCAACATCTTGTGCTACAAGGTCTCGAAGCCATGAAGGATAGTTGCAAAGCTCCAATGCACCACAAGCTTGATGTCCCATTGAAACAAATTGCCTGGTGAATCCAATTTTTGACAAAGTTTTTTCTCCTTTATGGCCGATTAGATCGGGCATAGGAACcctgcatttaaaaaaaaaaaaaaaaacttaagtaTAAGAATAAATATGGACTATGATTGTTTACAACAATATCTTGTAAGGCTTACTCCTCAAGCAATGGTGGAGATTTGTTCAGTCCAGGAGTGACATTAATGTTCCTTAGGTGTATGGAATCTGGTAAAAGTTGGTGCATCCGATAGACACTGGTAAATTCTTCGGTCAAAGTGTAAGGAACACCGTGATTAATAGGCTTTTTGAGACCAACTAAACCTCCCAAAGTGGATCCACCAACATGCCCAAATGTGTCCTTGAATTTCTTTCCCAAAAATCCATACCTGTGACAAAGTTGACAACATTAAAATTATATCTGGAGTTTAATCCAGTTGGTTGAAGGTTCAAATCCCAACAATCGAAGCTTATAAAATTTGACAACATTAAAAGGAAAATAGCAAAATGGTTTACCAATTAATACGCATTCCAGCGAGCAATGTATCAGTTTTCAGAAGCTCCACAGTCCAATCAATGGTATGGATCTTTGCAATCACAGCAGAAGTTATAAGCCTTGCATGTCGGTATAACTCTTCATCGTTCAAAGCTGGGTATTCCTTCTAAAATTATATTTCAAAGACTAATGTTTAGTAAAATTCTCTTAATATAAAGGAGTTTTGCAACGAAGGAAGTTAAATAAATACCTTAAGGGCATCACAGATAGCATTGTGTTCTTTAATGAATAGAGCCTGTAAGGTGGAGACGCCAGCCCAGCTATTTTTAATATCGCCGGATATGGGGATCCCATCTTCATCTTGTTGAAGTAACCCATCTTCTGAAATCTTTAACTTTCCATCTACCAAAGTTCTTACCTTCTGTAACCGTTCCTTATCACTACCATATATAACACTTCCATCCCTACAAAAATCATCCTTCCATATGAAAATCATGCTTGACTTTATAGAGAGTTAGATATTTTTTAATATTCcaattcaattttaaatttatacaattgttttaaattttgaattacttATTTTTtcactaaatttaaaaattatttttaatatatgcttTTTAACATTACTGCCACTAAAATTAGACATAACCTCtttctaacttaaaaataagaagataatgcGTTTCAATACACGAATTCACATCctcttatatttataaaaatactcatattaattgaattaaataccCAATCAACTTAAATGTTACTAAATAAATTTCAACTAAATAAGAGTCTATATTGCACAAATGAATATTTACGTCTATTTCAAGTTAGGTGCATAGAAATCCAAATCCACATTATTTTAGTCCTAAAAATGGATCGACTATTTGTGATATCCAAACCCACTATATCCGTAATCATCCATGATGGTaatgtttaataaaaaaatatattaactgTTTGAAGTCTTaacttttaatatatttttatttatcatgGTTATGTACTGTTCAACTTTTTAGCGATAAGGGTCTAAATTTTATAAAAGTacttaaataagaaaattttcatgtatttcaactattttacagtaaaaattagaaaaatattaatgTGTTTCATAACAACATAATTAAATattacttgaaaagaaaagaaaataataaaacataatttgAAGCATGAtatatgatatttttgaaatttttgaagtCTTTATTTGAGCACTTTAAAAATGTTTAACCCTTATTTTAACACATTTAAAAGATTTGACTTTTATTTGAGCACTTTTATAAGGTTGGACCTTTATATAACCATTTTAAAAGGTTTAGTCTTTATGTGAGAAACCTCAAAAAGGTTGAGTTTCAATTTGAACATTTAAACTTTAACATTTGTGTCAAAGAAGGAAGGAAAATATATAGGGAAAATATTGAGTTTTaggttaaaaaaaaaacttattttttctttaattatttaaaatggtTCTCcttttagaattaaaatttaataataaattatattaattaataatacaataaagtaaatattattttaattactacaCAGGTTCAAATGTAACATAGATTTTaattatatacaaataaattagaGTGGATATGTTGTTACCACCAATGTGTGCGTATGTTCTTTGCACCAGTTTTGACGTCATCAAAACTAGTCGAAAACTCCTCTGTGGGATAAAACTTAAAAGAAGTGAGAGGGCATTTGTTTGCAACTTCTTTAGGGGCAATCAACTCAACCTGCAACCATATCTCCATTAAATTTCTAAATATAATATGGATTATTTACTTCTAATACTATATCTTATATTTGCTTCATATATGAACATTTTTTCATAAATCCTTGAAAAAATCTATCATATTTATTGATTAAGGTTTAACCTGTTGGTTGGTGTTCTCCATGTGGTCCACCCAATCGTGAATCATAAACTGGATCCATGAAGCTGCAATCATGTTGAGTTGCTTGCCTGTGTCCTTGTAGTGTGCTCTTGTCAATAATTTCGTAGCCACGACCATTGGATCTGGTTTCTTTAACTACAAACCATTTGTTTTAATCTTCACGATCATTAGAAATTAGAATTTCTACAAAATTACGcaacataaaatttttattttaaaggatTTGGTTGAAATATCGTATTTTTCaagatttatttaaaaatataattacttaaaataatatatatttttttatttgtaaaaggattgtatttttgataattttacaaccAAGTTGAGAATGGTTGATGGTTGCAACCAACTCACTCAAAAACTTTATAAATAATACTAGATAATGGCATAACTATGATGTGGGTGaaaaaaaagatattttaataatttcacaactAAGTTAAAACCAGTTAATGGATCACATTTACAGTCAAGcacattataacatatattagaTTATGACATCTCTATGGTGtgattgaaaaattttataaaataaatttataaaagtgATAAATTTAATATAGAGAAATCTATGATATTCGGATTCAAATCCTTGATTCTCATAATGTGAGTATATATTTCtctaaattatcaaaatataaaaagatataaatactttcaaaataatatttattcatataaaatgAAAGAgcatttgataattttacaattaaattgaGATTTGGTTGATGAGTTACATAAACTCAATCAAAATGTTAAATAATACTAGAAATTCTTTCACATGCGTATGTGTGTGAAAATTTTTAGAACACAGATGTGTGcttaaaataacatacaataaataatgaaatgtaatgtttaaaactaataataataacaagacatatgcaatacatataaaattaaaataaaaataggctAACTTGTgagtaaaaaaatttgaaataggtaaataaataatattaagaatattaaatgcaTTTCAATTGTTTATCATGGTATTGTCAATTTCTATACAACATCAAAAGAGATCAAATTAGTGAAAAGaaaattcaatattaaaattctattttataaaaattaaatatcacgTTAACTTGTGACACCAACACAATCAGTGACATTATCTATACTAGGAATCATATCCCACGTATATGCGTGTAGAAACCATGAATTTAGAGCATAAATGTGTGTTTACGGATAATATACAACAAACAATGAAGCTTTGATTGAgtagtaaatttaaaattttactgatGTAATTGACGTGGTTCAAATCccacatatacatatttttattgatctttgttaaaataaaaagattaaaatactCTCAAATAATATGACTTGCTTTAATTAtggaataaattttttataatttccttAATTGAGTTGGTTCCTAGTtgacttgtgacaccaactcaaccaggattttatattatatagatataaaattgatgaaaataataaattatacacattaaaataaaaatgtataattaAAGTATATTCAAACGAAACTTTGATTGAGCGGTAAATGTAAAGTTCTATTGATGCAATTAGTGCAGATTTAATTATCACTTTAtgcaaatttttattgatttttgttaaaatgaaaatactaaaatacactcaaataatataacttacttTAATTATGGAagaacattttcataattttcttaACCTAGTTGGTGCATGGTTGAGTCGTGTCACCAACTCAGTCAAAGATTTTATTAATAGTAAGTATATATAGATATGCAACGCACgataataaaatatgaatattaaaataaaaatgtataaagtatattaaaatgaaatatttatgtgataaatttaagatttta contains these protein-coding regions:
- the LOC108458092 gene encoding alpha-dioxygenase 1-like; the encoded protein is MAFMTKILVNNILGRFIHDDFHEAVSSMTITDAFLFLMVHWVDKVGKWHRLPVILGLIYLAVRRRLHQHYNLISVGKSPSGVRVNPGDYKYRTDDGSYGDPFNEGAGSQGTFFGRNIMPVDQTDKLKKPDPMVVATKLLTRAHYKDTGKQLNMIAASWIQFMIHDWVDHMENTNQQVELIAPKEVANKCPLTSFKFYPTEEFSTSFDDVKTGAKNIRTHWWDGSVIYGSDKERLQKVRTLVDGKLKISEDGLLQQDEDGIPISGDIKNSWAGVSTLQALFIKEHNAICDALKKEYPALNDEELYRHARLITSAVIAKIHTIDWTVELLKTDTLLAGMRINWYGFLGKKFKDTFGHVGGSTLGGLVGLKKPINHGVPYTLTEEFTSVYRMHQLLPDSIHLRNINVTPGLNKSPPLLEEVPMPDLIGHKGEKTLSKIGFTRQFVSMGHQACGALELCNYPSWLRDLVAQDVDGKDRPDHVDLAALEVYRDRERKVARYNQFRRNLLLIPISKWEDLTEDKEAIEVLKEVYGDDIEELDLMVGLMAEKKIKGFAISETSFIVFLLMASRRLEADRFFTSDFNEEAYTKKGFEWVNTSESLKDVLNRHYPEISKKWINSTSAFSVWDSPPNAPNPIPLYLRFPS